The sequence below is a genomic window from Candidatus Binataceae bacterium.
TTCTGGTTGTGCTTTTTGCAGGTTCGGCATTGGTGAGTCATCTGTTGCCTCCCAGTTCGCCGATGCAGACCACATTTGCGCAGAGCGCAACCATCCGCGCCAGCGGCGCTTCCACCACCGCTAGAGTCAACTACCCGCGCGCGGTTCTCGCGGTCACAGGAATGGAGTGTTACGCATGCGTGCCAGAGATCGAGCACAGCTTGAATAAGGTGCCCGGCGTCCATTTCGCTCAGGTGGATTTTCACCATCAGACGGTTACCGTCGAATATGACCCTGCCAAGGCGACCGCCGCTCAGTTGGTGAGCGCGGTAAAGTCCGTGGGATACGACGCCAAGGTTGCGGACTGAACGCTCTGTCGGAGAGGTAGCATGTTGTTGGAAAGGAAAGCCAAGGGTGACTTCGACTTGTTCGTCCTCGGCGGTGGCTCGGCGGCGTTCGCCGCGGCGATTCGCGCGGCCGAGCTTGGTGCGCGCGTCGGCGTCGCCGAAGAGGGTGTTATCGGCGGTACTTGCGTAAATCGCGGATGCGTGCCGAGCAAGAACCTGCTCTATGCCGCCGAGCGGTATTACGACTACTACAGGAATGGATTCGCCGGTTTGCCCCAGGGCAAGGAAGCGGCGAATTTCGCTCAAGTCATTGCTCAGAAGGATGACCTCGTCGAGGGGCTGCGCAAGGCCAAATATTGGGACGTCCTGGAGGCCTTTCCGCAGATCAAGTTTGTGTCCCGCCCGGCGGCGTTCGTTTCTGCCAATGAAGTAAGTGTCGGCGACCGGAAGGTCACCGCCGATCATTTTGTCATCGCGACTGGGGCGTCCGTGACGCGGCTGCCAATACCTGGACTGGAAAAGACACCCATTCTTACGTACAAGGAAGCTCTCGACCTCAAGCAGCTCCCGAAATCGCTCCTGGTGATCGGCGGGGGGCCGATCGGCCTTGAGCTTGGCCAGATGTATTCGCGCTTCGGGAGCAAGGTAACGATTCTCGAAGCTCTGCCGTATATCGCGCCACTGGAGGACGGGGAGATCTCCGAGGCACTAAAGGCCTATCTGACAGAAGAAGGGCTTCAGGTTCTCACTTCGGTCAAGGTGACGCGGGTTGAACCGGTCGAGGGCGGTGTGCGAATCGAAGCCCTGATCGGTAGCAAGTCGGTGGATTTCTATGGCGAGCGACTGCTGCTTGCCGCCGGCCTTAAACCCAACACCCGCGACCTCGGGCTAGACAAAGCCGGCGTCCGGCATGACGAGCGCGGAGCTGTAGTCGTTGACGACCAACTCAGGACCAGTGCGAAAAACATCTGGGCAGCGGGCGACGTCACCGGCCAAATGATGCTGGTCACGGTCTCGGCGATGGAGGGCGGGATCGCCGCCGAAAACGCGCTCGCGGGCGCTCGTAAAAGAATCGACCTGAGCCACGTGCCCCACGCGATCTTCACCTCACCGCAGGTCGCCTCGGTGGGCCTGCGCGAGCGCGACGCGAGATCTTCTGGGCGCAACATTTTGGCCGCCAAACTACCTTTCGCGCACGTGCCCAAGGCCGCCGCCGTGCGTGACACGCGCGGCCTTTTGAAGTTGGTCGTGGATGGTCGCAACTATCGGATCCTCGGCGCGCATTTGGTGGCGGCCGAGGCCGCGGATCTGATCCATATCGGCGTGCTGGCAGTTCAGCAGGGACTCACGGTCGGCGACTTGCTGCGCACCACTTTCGTTTATCCGACCCTGGCCGAGGCATTCAAGATCGCGGCCTTATCGTTCAACAAGGATGTGACCAAGCTA
It includes:
- the merA gene encoding mercury(II) reductase codes for the protein MLLERKAKGDFDLFVLGGGSAAFAAAIRAAELGARVGVAEEGVIGGTCVNRGCVPSKNLLYAAERYYDYYRNGFAGLPQGKEAANFAQVIAQKDDLVEGLRKAKYWDVLEAFPQIKFVSRPAAFVSANEVSVGDRKVTADHFVIATGASVTRLPIPGLEKTPILTYKEALDLKQLPKSLLVIGGGPIGLELGQMYSRFGSKVTILEALPYIAPLEDGEISEALKAYLTEEGLQVLTSVKVTRVEPVEGGVRIEALIGSKSVDFYGERLLLAAGLKPNTRDLGLDKAGVRHDERGAVVVDDQLRTSAKNIWAAGDVTGQMMLVTVSAMEGGIAAENALAGARKRIDLSHVPHAIFTSPQVASVGLRERDARSSGRNILAAKLPFAHVPKAAAVRDTRGLLKLVVDGRNYRILGAHLVAAEAADLIHIGVLAVQQGLTVGDLLRTTFVYPTLAEAFKIAALSFNKDVTKLSCCAT
- a CDS encoding heavy metal-associated domain-containing protein encodes the protein MPLKPERLGWLSVILASTCCLFPLLAIGLGLGSIGLGSFFGRFEPWLDLGGVLVVIAAWLYFMHERRRVYALGSTIKGERRTLVALSVATVLVVLFAGSALVSHLLPPSSPMQTTFAQSATIRASGASTTARVNYPRAVLAVTGMECYACVPEIEHSLNKVPGVHFAQVDFHHQTVTVEYDPAKATAAQLVSAVKSVGYDAKVAD